The proteins below come from a single Fastidiosipila sanguinis genomic window:
- a CDS encoding BRO family protein, with amino-acid sequence MISNLKTFENKNFGKLTVIEKDGEFFFIANEVATMLGYVNPRKAIYDHVDEEDKGVTKWNTPGGIQNISIINESGLYSLILSSKLPQAKIFKAWVTREVLPSIRKNGGYIVGQEKKTNEELLADAILVANRIIAEREEEIEELRLKADYYDKLVDYNLLTNFRNTAKELGIPQNQFISFLMDKGLIYRDKKKKLLPYADKNKGYFEVKEWVDPLGTLVGIQTFITPKGRHYLLILLDSEGFYDE; translated from the coding sequence ATGATAAGTAATTTAAAAACATTTGAAAATAAGAATTTTGGGAAACTCACTGTTATTGAAAAAGATGGTGAGTTTTTCTTTATAGCAAATGAAGTAGCAACTATGCTAGGATATGTCAATCCCAGAAAAGCTATTTATGACCATGTAGACGAAGAAGATAAGGGTGTAACGAAATGGAACACCCCTGGAGGAATACAGAATATTTCAATAATTAACGAATCAGGATTGTATTCACTTATCCTCTCATCAAAACTACCACAAGCAAAAATATTCAAAGCTTGGGTAACTAGAGAAGTCTTACCAAGTATTAGAAAAAATGGAGGATATATAGTAGGGCAAGAAAAGAAAACTAATGAAGAGTTACTTGCAGATGCAATTCTGGTAGCCAATAGAATTATTGCCGAAAGAGAAGAAGAGATTGAAGAATTAAGACTAAAGGCAGACTATTATGACAAATTAGTAGATTACAACCTACTTACAAACTTTAGAAATACTGCCAAAGAATTAGGAATACCACAAAATCAATTTATAAGTTTTCTAATGGATAAGGGACTAATTTACAGAGATAAGAAAAAGAAACTCTTACCTTATGCAGATAAGAACAAAGGATATTTTGAAGTAAAAGAATGGGTTGATCCACTAGGTACACTTGTAGGAATACAAACATTTATAACACCAAAGGGAAGACACTACCTACTAATTTTATTAGATAGTGAAGGTTTCTACGATGAATAA
- a CDS encoding ATP-binding protein: protein MKNLKDFVLRDNDIERNGHIYCKICGKRVDGELLDLGFTKFIPRIKCECEIKRDKENAEREILTRISSLKRDCFSSPNQHQYTFERFLNEKGQAYKVAYNYAKSFEQMKEDNVGLLFYGDVGSGKTYLACSIANELIEREQVKVKIMNLSQVINQIQKSAFKLDSNEIISNLSNIPLLILDDLGIERDTSYAREQVYNIINSRYLKSRPTIFTTNLSLEIIQNPNIELEYQRIYSRILEMTIPVKVTGEDFRRKIHQEKLRKYKELLLYGGGIDD from the coding sequence ATGAAGAACTTAAAAGATTTTGTATTAAGAGACAATGATATTGAAAGAAATGGGCATATCTATTGCAAGATATGTGGTAAAAGAGTCGATGGAGAATTACTTGACCTTGGATTTACAAAGTTTATTCCAAGAATTAAATGTGAATGTGAAATAAAAAGAGATAAGGAAAATGCAGAAAGAGAAATATTAACGAGAATATCATCGCTAAAAAGAGATTGTTTTTCATCGCCAAACCAACATCAATATACTTTTGAGAGATTCTTAAACGAAAAAGGTCAAGCTTACAAGGTTGCTTACAATTATGCTAAAAGTTTTGAACAAATGAAGGAAGACAATGTTGGACTTTTATTTTATGGAGATGTTGGCAGTGGAAAGACTTATCTTGCTTGTTCTATTGCAAATGAATTAATTGAAAGAGAACAAGTTAAAGTTAAGATTATGAATTTATCTCAGGTTATAAACCAAATACAAAAATCAGCATTTAAGCTAGATTCAAATGAAATTATAAGTAACCTCTCTAATATTCCATTGTTAATCTTAGATGACCTTGGAATTGAAAGGGATACATCTTATGCAAGAGAACAAGTATATAACATTATAAATTCAAGATACTTAAAGAGTAGGCCGACAATTTTTACTACAAACTTATCATTGGAAATTATTCAAAATCCTAATATTGAACTTGAGTATCAGAGGATATATTCAAGAATACTTGAAATGACAATACCAGTTAAAGTTACGGGAGAAGATTTTAGAAGAAAAATTCATCAAGAGAAGTTAAGAAAATACAAAGAGTTACTTTTATATGGAGGTGGAATAGATGATTAA
- a CDS encoding replication initiator protein A yields the protein MNFDYFYNRQSEMYNFIRLPMVLMEDEIFESISIEAKVLYSYMLNRMGLSYKNGWIDEDGKVFIYYTIESIKEQFNCASEKANKLISELDIKSGIGLIEKKRQGLGKPNRIYVKDFMSIFNNMELKNQEVRKTKFQKFDNRNSRDSNIESQDFRKSEGNYNNISNNELRNNDFNKGQKPYGIYKNIFLTDEEYKDLTNELGSRINEYIDRLSSYMKANNRDYQDHKATIINWYLNDQAKSINDNSTRKMNYDIGESL from the coding sequence ATGAATTTTGATTATTTCTATAATAGGCAATCTGAGATGTATAACTTCATTAGGTTACCTATGGTATTAATGGAAGATGAGATTTTTGAGAGCATTTCTATTGAAGCAAAAGTTTTGTATTCATATATGCTTAATCGAATGGGTCTTTCATATAAAAATGGCTGGATAGATGAAGATGGAAAAGTCTTTATTTACTACACAATTGAAAGTATAAAAGAGCAATTTAATTGTGCCAGTGAAAAAGCAAATAAATTAATATCCGAGCTTGATATTAAATCAGGAATAGGACTGATTGAAAAGAAAAGACAAGGACTGGGAAAGCCTAACAGAATTTATGTTAAAGACTTTATGAGCATATTTAATAATATGGAATTAAAAAATCAAGAAGTTCGAAAAACAAAATTCCAGAAGTTCGATAATCGAAATTCAAGAGATTCGAATATAGAAAGTCAAGATTTTCGAAAATCGGAAGGTAACTATAACAATATTAGTAATAATGAGTTAAGAAATAATGATTTTAATAAAGGGCAAAAACCTTATGGAATATATAAAAACATATTTTTGACTGATGAGGAATACAAGGACTTAACAAATGAGTTGGGAAGTAGAATTAATGAGTACATTGATAGGTTGTCGTCATATATGAAAGCAAATAACAGAGATTATCAAGATCACAAGGCAACGATAATCAATTGGTATCTTAATGATCAGGCGAAAAGCATTAATGACAACTCAACAAGAAAAATGAATTACGATATAGGAGAGAGTTTATGA
- a CDS encoding DUF1648 domain-containing protein: MKKRFLKDVLVLIGMMFVIFIICIFLPEKIPVHFNTKGTPDMFANKYYLLFATVIPYSAYWKFVRGRKNKNE; this comes from the coding sequence ATGAAAAAAAGATTTTTGAAAGATGTATTAGTGCTGATAGGAATGATGTTTGTAATATTTATTATTTGCATATTTCTTCCAGAGAAAATTCCTGTTCATTTCAATACAAAAGGAACCCCTGATATGTTTGCTAATAAATATTATCTTCTATTCGCTACAGTTATTCCATACTCTGCATATTGGAAATTTGTACGAGGAAGGAAAAATAAAAACGAATGA
- the atpG gene encoding ATP synthase F1 subunit gamma: MKENYRSIRNRIKSMQSTLHTTSAMKAAAGAKLKKIQGQALRSKGFMDLVRVFMEDLLKVQKSEMNISEKMQDIITSHADIKKIGVLVLGSDRGLAGNYNNLIENKINEVYSDKKESGKEVFFLPVGKRVEKVLKKKGHLTLEIHDVADFPTEADSEKINTQLLDYYLSGELDEIYILSFRFYSASKQEVECEKYLPFSFDFESKNIAKVTRADRVDRDPDFGITEFDPQAEDILEKLFELYLSTFIRQILLESKASEHLFRMNAMSKAAENVEELLEDLRIKFNQSRQARITSEMIDIINASRDE, translated from the coding sequence ATGAAAGAAAATTATCGCAGTATTAGAAATCGTATAAAGAGCATGCAGAGTACATTGCATACTACTAGTGCTATGAAAGCTGCTGCTGGAGCTAAGCTGAAGAAGATTCAGGGTCAAGCTCTAAGAAGTAAAGGTTTCATGGATCTGGTGCGAGTGTTTATGGAAGATTTGCTCAAGGTGCAAAAGTCTGAAATGAATATAAGCGAAAAGATGCAAGATATTATTACCTCTCATGCAGATATCAAAAAAATAGGGGTACTTGTCCTGGGCTCTGATCGTGGTTTAGCTGGTAATTATAACAATCTCATAGAGAATAAAATTAATGAAGTATATTCGGATAAAAAAGAGTCTGGTAAGGAAGTTTTCTTTTTGCCAGTAGGAAAAAGAGTAGAAAAAGTATTGAAGAAAAAAGGTCATTTGACTTTAGAAATACATGATGTAGCAGATTTTCCAACTGAAGCAGACTCCGAAAAAATTAATACTCAACTATTGGATTATTATTTGTCAGGAGAATTAGATGAAATTTATATATTAAGTTTTAGATTCTATTCTGCTAGCAAACAAGAAGTTGAGTGTGAGAAATATTTGCCATTTTCTTTTGATTTTGAGTCGAAGAATATTGCTAAAGTGACAAGAGCAGACAGAGTAGATAGGGATCCGGATTTTGGTATAACAGAATTTGATCCACAGGCTGAAGATATTTTAGAGAAGTTATTTGAATTATACTTATCTACTTTTATTAGGCAGATCCTACTCGAGAGCAAGGCAAGCGAACACTTATTCCGTATGAATGCAATGTCAAAGGCTGCAGAGAACGTAGAAGAGTTGTTGGAAGACTTGAGGATTAAATTTAATCAGAGTCGTCAAGCACGTATTACCTCAGAGATGATTGACATTATTAATGCTTCTAGGGATGAGTAG
- the atpD gene encoding F0F1 ATP synthase subunit beta codes for MVNKQNEEKTTASNFEDINIGVITQVIGPVVDVEFASGYMPDVYEAIEVINPVTKTKVVLEVAQQTGINIARTIALNSTNGLARGLKAKATGDTVKVPVGSETLGRMFNLLGEPIDNKGPVDAKASAPIHRAVPKFVEQKPVDEILETGIKVIDLLTPYPKGGKVGLFGGAGVGKTVLIMELIRNIAYEHGGYSVFTGVGERTREGNDLYFEMKESDVLDKTVLVYGQMNEPPGARLRVGLSGLTMAEHFRDVEKKDVLLFIDNIFRFSQAGSEVSALLGRMPSAVGYQPNLAQEMGELQERITSTDKGSITSVQAVYVPADDLSDPAPATTFAHLDTSVVLSRSIADLGIYPAVDPLESNSSLMNPNVIGEGHYEIAQSVIKVIQKYQELQDIIAILGIDELSDEDKEIIYRARKIQRFLSQPLHVAEKFNNVPGQYVPLNETLRGFKMILSGELDDVPESCFYTKGTIDDVIAAAKELEVSDE; via the coding sequence ATGGTAAATAAGCAGAATGAAGAAAAAACTACTGCCTCAAATTTTGAAGATATAAATATTGGTGTTATAACTCAAGTAATCGGACCAGTAGTAGATGTTGAGTTTGCATCCGGTTATATGCCTGATGTTTACGAAGCAATTGAGGTTATAAACCCTGTTACAAAAACAAAAGTAGTCTTGGAGGTTGCACAGCAGACCGGTATAAATATTGCTAGAACTATAGCATTAAACTCTACAAATGGTCTAGCAAGAGGACTAAAAGCAAAAGCTACAGGTGATACTGTAAAAGTCCCAGTCGGTTCTGAGACATTAGGACGTATGTTCAATCTATTGGGAGAACCTATAGATAACAAAGGGCCAGTTGACGCAAAAGCAAGTGCGCCAATACATAGAGCAGTTCCAAAATTTGTCGAACAAAAACCAGTTGATGAAATCCTAGAAACCGGTATTAAAGTTATAGATTTACTTACCCCATATCCAAAAGGTGGTAAAGTCGGACTATTCGGTGGTGCAGGTGTTGGTAAAACAGTTCTAATTATGGAACTAATCCGTAATATAGCTTATGAACATGGTGGATACTCAGTTTTCACAGGTGTTGGAGAGAGAACCCGTGAAGGTAATGACTTGTATTTCGAGATGAAAGAATCTGATGTTCTGGACAAAACCGTATTGGTCTATGGTCAAATGAATGAACCACCAGGAGCACGTCTAAGAGTAGGTCTATCCGGTCTGACAATGGCAGAACATTTCCGTGATGTTGAGAAGAAAGATGTCTTATTATTTATCGATAATATTTTCCGTTTCTCACAAGCAGGTTCAGAGGTTTCAGCATTGCTAGGACGTATGCCTTCTGCAGTTGGATATCAACCAAACTTAGCACAAGAAATGGGTGAGTTGCAAGAGCGAATCACTTCAACAGACAAAGGTTCTATTACCTCAGTCCAAGCAGTCTATGTTCCTGCTGACGACTTGAGTGACCCAGCTCCTGCGACAACTTTTGCCCACTTGGATACATCAGTTGTTCTTTCTCGTTCAATTGCAGACTTAGGTATTTATCCTGCAGTTGATCCATTGGAATCTAACTCATCTTTGATGAATCCAAATGTAATAGGCGAAGGACACTATGAAATAGCTCAGTCCGTTATTAAAGTCATTCAGAAATATCAAGAACTACAAGACATTATAGCTATTCTAGGTATTGATGAACTTTCAGATGAGGACAAAGAAATCATATATAGAGCTAGAAAGATTCAAAGATTCTTATCACAACCATTACACGTCGCTGAGAAATTTAATAATGTCCCAGGTCAATATGTTCCATTAAATGAGACATTACGTGGATTTAAGATGATTTTATCAGGTGAGCTTGATGATGTGCCAGAGTCTTGTTTCTACACCAAGGGTACTATAGATGATGTTATTGCAGCTGCCAAAGAATTAGAGGTGTCTGATGAGTGA
- a CDS encoding GNAT family N-acetyltransferase, which produces MSKSEKVKLLKPSLDYDQEIMAFREEFLEHGGSMDGCGELISCETTNEWLEEIESLTSAETCPDGYVPATQFICVREADNKLVGVIQVRHYFNDFLEKFGGHIGYSVRPSERRKGYATEMLGLILPYCKELGLNKVLVTCLEDNEASRKVIKKNGGIYETTVYEPSRKANIERYWISL; this is translated from the coding sequence ATGAGCAAGAGTGAGAAAGTGAAATTACTTAAACCATCCTTAGATTATGATCAGGAGATAATGGCCTTTAGAGAAGAGTTTTTGGAGCATGGTGGAAGCATGGATGGTTGTGGGGAATTAATCAGCTGTGAAACAACTAACGAATGGCTTGAAGAAATTGAGAGTTTAACTAGTGCTGAAACTTGTCCAGATGGATATGTGCCAGCAACTCAATTTATATGCGTTAGAGAAGCTGATAATAAGCTTGTAGGAGTAATTCAAGTCCGTCATTATTTTAATGATTTTCTCGAGAAATTTGGAGGTCATATAGGTTACTCTGTCAGACCTTCAGAACGCAGAAAAGGTTATGCCACAGAAATGCTAGGATTGATTTTGCCTTACTGTAAGGAGCTCGGATTAAATAAGGTTCTAGTAACTTGCCTAGAAGATAATGAAGCTAGTAGGAAAGTTATTAAAAAGAATGGTGGAATCTATGAAACGACTGTTTATGAGCCTAGTCGCAAAGCTAATATAGAGAGGTATTGGATAAGCTTGTAG
- the atpA gene encoding F0F1 ATP synthase subunit alpha gives MNKDEETLSRESRFTDVLGKIKSYKKNTDIMQNFEETGTVLSLGDGIVIVSGLQDCMLNEILKFSDGTLGIALNLNKDTVGVVIPGDYLQITAGSKVKRTGRLLEVPVGEELLGRVLNPLGRSLDGKAELELKEFRNVESPAPGVMDRKEVKRPMQTGIIAIDALVPIGRGQRELIIGDRKTGKTTIAIDTIINQKDKNVICIYVAIGQKESSVKAVYETLEENGAMDYTFIVMAAAGDPTAMQYIAPYAACAMGEYFMYSGRDVLIIYDDLSKHAVAYRELSLLLRRPPGREAYPGDVFYLHSRLLERAACLNDSVGGGSMTALPIIETQYGDVSAYIPTNVISITDGQIFLDGDMFKDGQRPAVNAGTSVSRVGGSAQLKPMKQVAGQLRMKLAQYRELKEFANFGSDLDADTTRNLKMGDILMQTLVQKPHQVFSVAEQVIMIYAAQNKYLDDFEQTEISTVTKMLREILNTEFKEMCQRINSGEKIVDDLQIEVKSALDQIFERIRYQIEN, from the coding sequence ATGAATAAAGATGAAGAAACCCTCTCACGTGAAAGTAGGTTTACAGACGTATTAGGAAAAATAAAATCCTACAAAAAAAATACTGATATCATGCAAAATTTTGAAGAAACGGGTACAGTACTTAGTCTGGGAGATGGGATTGTTATAGTATCTGGTCTACAAGATTGTATGCTAAATGAAATTTTGAAATTCTCTGACGGTACACTAGGAATAGCGCTTAACTTAAACAAAGACACAGTTGGTGTTGTTATTCCAGGAGATTATTTGCAAATTACAGCTGGAAGTAAAGTAAAGAGAACCGGTCGTTTGCTCGAAGTACCTGTTGGAGAAGAGTTGTTAGGTAGGGTCTTGAATCCTCTAGGAAGAAGCTTAGACGGTAAAGCAGAGTTAGAATTAAAAGAATTTAGAAATGTCGAGTCTCCTGCTCCAGGTGTTATGGATAGAAAAGAGGTCAAGCGTCCTATGCAAACTGGAATTATTGCTATAGATGCATTAGTTCCTATAGGTAGAGGACAAAGAGAGTTGATCATTGGTGATCGTAAGACAGGCAAGACTACAATAGCAATTGATACAATCATCAATCAAAAAGATAAAAATGTAATTTGTATTTATGTAGCTATAGGTCAAAAAGAATCATCAGTTAAAGCAGTTTATGAAACCTTAGAAGAAAATGGCGCAATGGATTATACATTTATTGTTATGGCTGCAGCTGGTGATCCAACAGCAATGCAATATATAGCTCCATATGCAGCTTGTGCTATGGGTGAGTACTTTATGTACTCAGGCAGGGATGTCTTGATCATCTATGATGATTTGAGTAAACACGCTGTTGCTTATAGAGAACTGTCTTTGCTACTTAGAAGACCACCAGGTCGAGAAGCGTATCCAGGAGATGTTTTCTATCTCCATTCAAGATTGCTAGAACGAGCTGCATGTTTAAACGATAGTGTTGGCGGAGGTTCAATGACTGCTCTTCCAATCATAGAAACACAGTATGGTGACGTATCTGCATATATTCCAACAAATGTTATTTCAATTACAGATGGACAGATTTTCTTAGATGGGGATATGTTTAAAGATGGCCAAAGACCTGCTGTTAACGCAGGAACCTCTGTTTCCAGGGTTGGTGGTTCAGCACAATTGAAACCAATGAAGCAAGTCGCAGGTCAATTGAGAATGAAATTAGCTCAGTATAGAGAGTTAAAAGAATTCGCTAATTTTGGTTCAGACCTGGATGCTGATACAACTAGAAACCTGAAGATGGGTGATATACTCATGCAAACTCTGGTACAAAAACCACACCAAGTTTTCTCTGTTGCAGAACAAGTAATTATGATTTATGCAGCACAGAATAAGTACTTGGATGATTTTGAACAAACAGAAATTTCCACAGTTACAAAAATGCTTAGAGAGATCTTAAATACAGAGTTCAAAGAGATGTGCCAAAGAATAAACTCAGGCGAAAAGATAGTGGACGATCTTCAAATTGAAGTGAAATCAGCACTAGATCAGATTTTTGAAAGAATAAGATATCAAATAGAAAATTAA
- a CDS encoding metalloregulator ArsR/SmtB family transcription factor, which translates to MIDLVSIFDSLSNPIRMDILLIISNKNLTAGEIASHFKLEKATISYHLSLLKKSKLITDSRYKNYIYYSINRDTFVEVIRWLDKF; encoded by the coding sequence ATGATAGATTTAGTTAGTATATTTGATTCCCTATCAAATCCCATTAGAATGGATATTTTATTAATTATTTCTAATAAAAATTTAACTGCTGGAGAAATAGCAAGTCATTTTAAATTAGAAAAAGCAACTATATCTTATCATCTATCTTTATTAAAAAAGAGTAAATTAATTACCGACAGTAGATATAAAAATTATATCTATTATTCAATTAATAGGGATACATTTGTAGAAGTTATAAGGTGGTTAGATAAATTTTAG
- a CDS encoding ABC transporter ATP-binding protein: MLEIKNFSKFYGNKKAVENLSISVQSGDIYGFIGANGAGKTTTIKAVVGIHDFENGSITIDGHSIKEEPVICKKIMAYIPDNPDLYEHLTGFQYINFIADLFEVSTEIRRERIQRYGDLFEMTKHLSGMISSYSHGMKQRTAIISALVHSPKLLILDEPFVGLDPKATFLLKKIMHECVSDGGAIFFSTHVLDVAEKLCNKIAIIKNGKLIASGNTEEVKGNKSLETFFMEVQDNEQNLDTN; encoded by the coding sequence ATGTTAGAGATAAAGAATTTTAGTAAATTCTATGGGAACAAAAAGGCTGTTGAAAACTTATCCATTTCAGTACAGTCTGGAGATATTTATGGATTCATTGGTGCAAATGGAGCCGGAAAAACTACAACGATAAAAGCGGTAGTTGGAATTCATGATTTTGAGAATGGAAGTATAACGATTGACGGGCATTCTATTAAAGAAGAGCCTGTTATTTGTAAGAAAATAATGGCATACATTCCGGATAATCCGGATTTATATGAACATCTGACAGGATTTCAGTACATCAATTTTATTGCTGATTTATTTGAAGTTTCTACTGAAATACGCAGAGAAAGAATTCAGAGATACGGCGATTTATTTGAAATGACGAAACATCTTTCGGGAATGATATCTTCGTATTCACATGGCATGAAGCAAAGAACGGCGATTATTTCTGCACTGGTGCATTCTCCAAAGTTACTAATTTTAGATGAACCTTTTGTTGGACTTGATCCGAAAGCAACTTTTCTACTAAAGAAAATAATGCACGAATGCGTATCAGATGGAGGAGCTATTTTCTTTTCAACACATGTATTGGATGTTGCAGAAAAATTATGTAATAAAATTGCAATTATAAAAAATGGAAAGTTAATTGCGAGCGGAAATACAGAAGAAGTCAAAGGCAATAAATCTTTGGAAACTTTTTTCATGGAGGTGCAGGATAATGAGCAAAATTTGGATACTAATTAG
- a CDS encoding type I restriction-modification system subunit M N-terminal domain-containing protein gives MLTGELRKQVDAIWETLWNEGSSNPLTNIEQITYLIFMKSLDQTELGKEQDANLLGFEHVSIFPNDKPEYRWHVFKNLEATELFTLMQQEIFPFIKSLQGDDGETSFSRYMKDAIFQINKPSTLQKVVEAVDKLPTDDRDMQGDIYEYLLSQLQQSGTNGQFRTPRHIINMMVDLVQPTPEDSICDPAMGFRVIIVIEANSYVNTRSSRLLPKFKAQKINSWCAA, from the coding sequence ATGCTGACTGGTGAATTGAGAAAGCAAGTAGATGCAATCTGGGAGACACTCTGGAACGAGGGGAGCTCTAATCCCTTAACTAATATTGAACAAATAACTTATTTAATTTTCATGAAGAGCCTAGACCAGACAGAACTAGGTAAGGAACAAGATGCGAATCTTCTTGGTTTCGAGCATGTTTCAATATTTCCTAATGATAAGCCTGAGTATCGTTGGCATGTGTTTAAGAATTTAGAAGCTACTGAGCTATTTACCTTAATGCAGCAGGAGATTTTCCCTTTTATTAAAAGTCTGCAAGGTGATGACGGCGAGACATCTTTTTCTCGTTATATGAAAGATGCGATTTTCCAAATCAATAAACCTAGTACTTTGCAAAAAGTGGTTGAAGCTGTAGATAAGCTTCCAACTGATGATAGAGATATGCAAGGCGACATTTATGAGTATCTTCTCTCACAATTACAGCAGTCTGGTACTAATGGTCAGTTTAGAACTCCAAGACATATTATAAATATGATGGTTGACCTAGTTCAGCCTACTCCTGAAGATTCTATATGTGACCCTGCTATGGGGTTTCGTGTCATAATAGTGATAGAGGCAAATAGTTATGTAAATACAAGGAGTTCAAGACTTCTACCAAAGTTTAAAGCTCAAAAAATAAATAGTTGGTGTGCTGCTTAG
- a CDS encoding TetR/AcrR family transcriptional regulator gives MRDVKEPEIRRAEIMDAAMILFMEKGYTNTTTQDIVDKVNISRGLLYYHFKNKEDILYCLVEQYSDRLLKDIYIIAYDEDKTAIEKIRSFIDVTIISSENISAEGTVLQKTIDLKENQYMIDKLSHKLVEKLTIYFEKIINQGIMERVFSVKYPLETAELLMTAYVFVSNNISIRYLKEEPVDNYLNAFKIMLEQSLNTKKLFSN, from the coding sequence ATGAGAGATGTAAAAGAACCTGAAATACGACGTGCAGAGATTATGGATGCTGCAATGATACTCTTTATGGAGAAAGGATATACTAATACAACAACTCAGGATATAGTTGATAAAGTAAATATATCAAGAGGGTTGTTATATTATCACTTTAAGAATAAAGAGGATATCTTATATTGTCTTGTAGAACAATATTCAGATAGACTACTGAAAGATATTTATATTATTGCTTATGATGAAGATAAAACTGCCATAGAAAAAATCAGATCTTTTATAGATGTCACAATTATATCTTCAGAAAATATTTCAGCAGAGGGTACAGTGCTACAAAAAACAATTGACCTTAAAGAAAATCAATATATGATAGATAAGTTATCCCATAAGCTTGTTGAAAAACTGACAATATATTTTGAAAAGATTATAAATCAAGGAATAATGGAAAGAGTTTTTTCTGTAAAATATCCATTAGAAACAGCAGAGTTGCTTATGACAGCTTATGTTTTTGTTTCAAATAACATAAGTATAAGATATTTAAAGGAAGAACCTGTTGATAACTACTTAAATGCATTTAAGATAATGCTTGAACAAAGCTTAAATACGAAAAAGCTCTTTAGTAATTAA
- a CDS encoding PcfB family protein codes for MINEEVSRASLNLEVRLAKATSKAILDALKKVHKQIEEQGGLKNVIKNNGEEVKLKDMVKKGQLEEINLKDPELKELKKILNKHGVKFSVMKDKETGNHSVFFQSKDIKVMEHAFKKAVKGSERKADRKDSITKTINKFKDMAKDTISKDKVKNKHKEQSL; via the coding sequence ATGATTAATGAAGAAGTATCTAGGGCAAGTCTTAATCTTGAAGTAAGGCTTGCAAAAGCAACAAGTAAAGCAATTCTTGATGCCTTAAAGAAAGTACACAAGCAAATAGAAGAACAAGGAGGCTTGAAAAATGTAATAAAAAATAACGGAGAAGAAGTAAAGCTAAAGGATATGGTTAAAAAGGGGCAGTTAGAAGAAATTAATCTAAAAGATCCTGAGTTAAAAGAACTAAAGAAAATTTTAAATAAACACGGAGTGAAGTTTTCTGTTATGAAAGATAAGGAAACTGGTAACCATTCTGTGTTTTTTCAATCTAAGGATATAAAAGTAATGGAACATGCCTTTAAAAAAGCAGTTAAGGGTTCTGAAAGAAAGGCCGATAGAAAAGATTCAATAACGAAGACAATAAATAAGTTTAAAGATATGGCTAAGGACACCATTAGTAAAGATAAAGTTAAAAATAAACATAAGGAGCAAAGCTTATGA
- a CDS encoding F0F1 ATP synthase subunit delta, producing the protein MIEENKDIFIDQVEIVSAVAFTQDQKNRLEKVMIAKLPYKELEFFYKVDPDIISGVIINSADFILDSSYRKYMQDLFKEAFADSQYK; encoded by the coding sequence ATGATAGAAGAGAATAAAGATATTTTTATTGATCAAGTTGAAATTGTCTCTGCAGTTGCTTTTACCCAAGACCAGAAGAATAGATTGGAAAAAGTTATGATAGCAAAGTTACCATACAAGGAATTAGAGTTTTTCTATAAAGTTGATCCAGACATAATAAGTGGAGTAATTATAAATAGTGCAGACTTTATCTTGGATTCTAGTTATCGTAAATATATGCAAGATTTATTTAAAGAAGCTTTTGCAGACTCTCAGTACAAATAG